The Epinephelus lanceolatus isolate andai-2023 chromosome 1, ASM4190304v1, whole genome shotgun sequence genome has a window encoding:
- the LOC117256682 gene encoding polymeric immunoglobulin receptor-like, translated as MNTTWSFLLLFLSTITGRETKSEVKGCREGWLEFTCEYQKRNGKYTSVEVHAKNKLIRSTKKDMWEYEGRFSLYHDTENKNFRVAIKQLQSLDDGRYWCEFYQGSRPHHSTKELELEADEDCQSPFTHTAYKSATITITCDFPENTYNFSVKFFCKENHSTCEDILPTKYSLKPKVTLAETNSGFNISISKVSSQHAGVYWCGVESNERRYRAALRKIQLKVEDISNFKRSPTIGQNFTYWCGYPEGAPRNKFICKGEDTSTCKPLVNTTQLNLNPGKFSMKDDKDQRNITITVINITKEDIGTYWCGAVSTDPRRSNPFFHRFVMTVVPPSPTSPVSSTQSTTVSTGSQIDLADSHQVIIIVVVCVSVLLLLLLVLILILIYKRHFKNKRNAAQHIKEDYVYEEIQEHPQKPDSGHAMNFPTNPSDSLHYSTVSFKNCSGEAGGEGLITRPCNSACEYSTVKDSQSPTNSTVNQTSSEDPLYSTVYKPQKQ; from the exons ATGAACACAACATGGAGCTTTCTTCTGCTCTTCCTCTCAACAATTACAG GCCGTGAGACCAAATCTGAAGTGAAGGGATGCAGAGAAGGATGGTTAGAGTTTACCTGTGAATAtcaaaaaagaaatggaaaatatACAAGTGTTGAAGTTCACgccaaaaacaaattaataagaAGTACAAAGAAGGATATGTGGGAATACGAAGGCAGGTTTTCCCTGTACCAtgatacagaaaataaaaatttcaGGGTGGCCATCAAACAACTTCAATCTTTGGACGATGGAAGGTACTGGTGTGAATTTTACCAAGGATCTAGGCCACATCACAGTACTAAAGAACTGGAGTTAGAAGCTG aTGAAGACTGCCAGAGCCCATTTACCCACACTGCGTACAAATCAGCTACAATTACCATCACATGTGATTTTCCAGAAAACACATACAACTTCAGTGTCAAGTTTTTCTGCAAAGAGAACCATTCAACCTGTGAGGATATTTTACCAACAAAATATTCTCTGAAACCCAAAGTCACTCTCGCAGAAACCAACAGTGGCTTCAACATATCCATCAGTAAAGTATCCTCACAGCATGCTGGTGTCTACTGGTGTGGAGTGGAATCAAATGAAAGAAGGTACCGAGCTGCACtcagaaaaatacaactgaaAGTAGAAG atATTTCTAACTTCAAAAGGTCTCCAACTATTGGACAGAATTTCACATACTGGTGTGGATATCCAGAGGGTGCTCCAAGAAACAAATTCATCTGTAAGGGAGAAGATACATCTACATGTAAACCTCTAGTAAACACCACACAGCTCAACTTGAACCCTGGGAAGTTTTCCATGAAGGATGACAAAGATCAGAGAAACATCACCATTACAGTGATAAACATAACCAAAGAAGACATTGGGACATACTGGTGTGGGGCAGTAAGCACTGATCCAAGACGCAGCAACCCATTCTTCCACAGATTTGTGATGACTGTAG ttcCACCATCACCGACATCTCCTGTTTCTTCAACCCAGTCGACTACTGTATCTACTGGGAGTCAAA TTGATCTTGCAGATAGCCATCAGGTCATCATTATTGTGgtcgtctgtgtgtctgtgctgctgctgctgctgttggtgctCATTTTGATCCTTATCTACAAAC GACATTTCAAAAACAAGAGAAATGCAGCACAGCACATCAAAGAG GATTATGTCTACGAGGAGATACAGGAACACCCTCAGAAGCCTGACTCAGGCCATGCAATGAACTTTCCCACAAACCCCTCTGACTCGCTGCATTACTCTACTGTTAGCTTTAAAAACTGCTCTGGAGAAGCTGGTGGTGAGGGATTGATCACCAGACCCTGCAATTCTGCCTGTGAATATTCTACTGTGAAGGACAGCCAAAGTCCAACCAACTCTACTGTCAACCAGACATCTTCAGAGGATCCTCTCTACTCAACAGTCTACAAGCCACAGAAGCAATGA
- the LOC144464492 gene encoding uncharacterized protein LOC144464492 isoform X3, translated as MKSFLLLLLSLMTGCEASSKGVCPEGWVEFFFKYPETDKRNQSVDILRVAIQQLEHEDFRECKCKSDQDSDSSDDDDDDSKVKFHPVDDCQKPFTHNAYRAAKTTITCDFPGEKDKAIVKFFCKESGSICEVVLSTRSSLRSNGTFTLTETNSGFNISITNVSSQHAGVYWCGVESNERRYRAALKKIQLQVEDITNSTRCLTTGQTFTYQCVYPKGVPIKKILCKGENPSICEPLANSLQRGKNTERFSIEDNKKEEITITMRQLTTEDSGTYWCGAQITDKPKSNPFFHKLVMTVAGGSWLSVIIPVVVCVALLMLILVSVYKRFQRTKNTRKAEAQNNMDPAYEEIQEHPQKPGSGTALKSIYVTANAPTNPSASQYYSTVNFNSSSGEVSGDTYSTVRDNQQFPTYSTVNHPSRLPEDSFYSTVNNPQQH; from the exons ATGAAGAGCTTTCTCCTACTCCTCCTCTCACTGATGACAG GTTGTGAGGCCTCATCTAAAGGCGTGTGTCCAGAAGGATGGGTTGAATTCTTTTTCAAATATCCTGAAACAGATAAAAGAAATCAAAGTGTTGACATACTGAGGGTGGCCATTCAACAACTTGAACATGAGGACTTTAGGGAGTGCAAGTGTAAATCTGACCAAGATTCTGACTCATCCGATGACGACGATGACGACAGTAAAGTCAAATTTCACCCTG TTGACGACTGCCAGAAGCCATTTACCCACAATGCGTACAGAGCAGCTAAAACCACCATCACATGTGATTTCCcaggagagaaagacaaagccATAGTCAAGTTTTTCTGCAAAGAGAGCGGTTCCATCTGTGAGGTTGTTTTATCAACAAGATCATCTCTGCGGTCAAACGGGACATTCACTCTCACAGAAACCAACAGTGGCTTCAACATATCCATCACTAATGTGTCCTCACAGCATGCTGGTGTCTACTGGTGTGGAGTGGAATCAAATGAAAGAAGGTACCGAGCTGCACTCAAAAAAATACAACTTCAGGTAGAAG ATATTACTAATTCGACAAGATGTCTAACTACTGGGCAGACTTTTACATACCAATGTGTGTATCCAAAAGGTGTGCCTATTAAGAAAATCCTCTGTAAAGGAGAAAATCCATCTATATGTGAACCTCTAGCGAACTCCTTACAGCGGGGCAAAAACACTGAGAGGTTTTCCATAGAGgacaacaaaaaagaagaaatcacCATAACTATGAGACAATTAACAACAGAAGACTCTGGGACATACTGGTGTGGAGCACAGATCACTGACAAACCCAAAAGCAACCCATTCTTCCACAAACTTGTGATGACAGTCG CAGGTGGCTCTTGGTTAAGTGTCATCATTCCTGTAGTCGTCTGTGTAGCTCTGCTCATGCTTATTTTGGTCTCCGTCTACAAAC GATTTCAGCgtacaaaaaacacaagaaaggCAGAGGCACAGAACAACATG GATCCTGCCTATGAGGAGATACAGGAGCACCCCCAGAAGCCAGGCTCAGGAACTGCACTTAAATCAATTTATGTCACTGCCAACGCTCCCACAAACCCCTCTGCTTCACAGTATTACTCCACGGTCAACTTTAACAGCAGCTCTGGTGAAGTCAGTGGTGACACATATTCCACTGTGAGGGACAACCAACAATTTCCCACCTACTCGACTGTCAATCACCCATCCAGACTTCCTGAAGACTCTTTCTATTCTACTGTCAACAACCCACAGCAGCACTGA
- the LOC144464492 gene encoding uncharacterized protein LOC144464492 isoform X4, which produces MKSFLLLLLSLMTGCEASSKGVCPEGWVEFFFKYPETDKRNQSVDILRVAIQQLEHEDFRECKCKSDQDSDSSDDDDDDSKVKFHPVDDCQKPFTHNAYRAAKTTITCDFPGEKDKAIVKFFCKESGSICEVVLSTRSSLRSNGTFTLTETNSGFNISITNVSSQHAGVYWCGVESNERRYRAALKKIQLQVEDITNSTRCLTTGQTFTYQCVYPKGVPIKKILCKGENPSICEPLANSLQRGKNTERFSIEDNKKEEITITMRQLTTEDSGTYWCGAQITDKPKSNPFFHKLVMTVGGSWLSVIIPVVVCVALLMLILVSVYKRFQRTKNTRKAEAQNNMDPAYEEIQEHPQKPGSGTALKSIYVTANAPTNPSASQYYSTVNFNSSSGEVSGDTYSTVRDNQQFPTYSTVNHPSRLPEDSFYSTVNNPQQH; this is translated from the exons ATGAAGAGCTTTCTCCTACTCCTCCTCTCACTGATGACAG GTTGTGAGGCCTCATCTAAAGGCGTGTGTCCAGAAGGATGGGTTGAATTCTTTTTCAAATATCCTGAAACAGATAAAAGAAATCAAAGTGTTGACATACTGAGGGTGGCCATTCAACAACTTGAACATGAGGACTTTAGGGAGTGCAAGTGTAAATCTGACCAAGATTCTGACTCATCCGATGACGACGATGACGACAGTAAAGTCAAATTTCACCCTG TTGACGACTGCCAGAAGCCATTTACCCACAATGCGTACAGAGCAGCTAAAACCACCATCACATGTGATTTCCcaggagagaaagacaaagccATAGTCAAGTTTTTCTGCAAAGAGAGCGGTTCCATCTGTGAGGTTGTTTTATCAACAAGATCATCTCTGCGGTCAAACGGGACATTCACTCTCACAGAAACCAACAGTGGCTTCAACATATCCATCACTAATGTGTCCTCACAGCATGCTGGTGTCTACTGGTGTGGAGTGGAATCAAATGAAAGAAGGTACCGAGCTGCACTCAAAAAAATACAACTTCAGGTAGAAG ATATTACTAATTCGACAAGATGTCTAACTACTGGGCAGACTTTTACATACCAATGTGTGTATCCAAAAGGTGTGCCTATTAAGAAAATCCTCTGTAAAGGAGAAAATCCATCTATATGTGAACCTCTAGCGAACTCCTTACAGCGGGGCAAAAACACTGAGAGGTTTTCCATAGAGgacaacaaaaaagaagaaatcacCATAACTATGAGACAATTAACAACAGAAGACTCTGGGACATACTGGTGTGGAGCACAGATCACTGACAAACCCAAAAGCAACCCATTCTTCCACAAACTTGTGATGACAGTCG GTGGCTCTTGGTTAAGTGTCATCATTCCTGTAGTCGTCTGTGTAGCTCTGCTCATGCTTATTTTGGTCTCCGTCTACAAAC GATTTCAGCgtacaaaaaacacaagaaaggCAGAGGCACAGAACAACATG GATCCTGCCTATGAGGAGATACAGGAGCACCCCCAGAAGCCAGGCTCAGGAACTGCACTTAAATCAATTTATGTCACTGCCAACGCTCCCACAAACCCCTCTGCTTCACAGTATTACTCCACGGTCAACTTTAACAGCAGCTCTGGTGAAGTCAGTGGTGACACATATTCCACTGTGAGGGACAACCAACAATTTCCCACCTACTCGACTGTCAATCACCCATCCAGACTTCCTGAAGACTCTTTCTATTCTACTGTCAACAACCCACAGCAGCACTGA
- the LOC144464492 gene encoding uncharacterized protein LOC144464492 isoform X2 has translation MKSFLLLLLSLMTGCEASSKGVCPEGWVEFFFKYPETDKRNQSVDILRVAIQQLEHEDFRECKCKSDQDSDSSDDDDDDSKVKFHPVDDCQKPFTHNAYRAAKTTITCDFPGEKDKAIVKFFCKESGSICEVVLSTRSSLRSNGTFTLTETNSGFNISITNVSSQHAGVYWCGVESNERRYRAALKKIQLQVEDITNSTRCLTTGQTFTYQCVYPKGVPIKKILCKGENPSICEPLANSLQRGKNTERFSIEDNKKEEITITMRQLTTEDSGTYWCGAQITDKPKSNPFFHKLVMTVGECSHYLWFGGGSWLSVIIPVVVCVALLMLILVSVYKRFQRTKNTRKAEAQNNMDPAYEEIQEHPQKPGSGTALKSIYVTANAPTNPSASQYYSTVNFNSSSGEVSGDTYSTVRDNQQFPTYSTVNHPSRLPEDSFYSTVNNPQQH, from the exons ATGAAGAGCTTTCTCCTACTCCTCCTCTCACTGATGACAG GTTGTGAGGCCTCATCTAAAGGCGTGTGTCCAGAAGGATGGGTTGAATTCTTTTTCAAATATCCTGAAACAGATAAAAGAAATCAAAGTGTTGACATACTGAGGGTGGCCATTCAACAACTTGAACATGAGGACTTTAGGGAGTGCAAGTGTAAATCTGACCAAGATTCTGACTCATCCGATGACGACGATGACGACAGTAAAGTCAAATTTCACCCTG TTGACGACTGCCAGAAGCCATTTACCCACAATGCGTACAGAGCAGCTAAAACCACCATCACATGTGATTTCCcaggagagaaagacaaagccATAGTCAAGTTTTTCTGCAAAGAGAGCGGTTCCATCTGTGAGGTTGTTTTATCAACAAGATCATCTCTGCGGTCAAACGGGACATTCACTCTCACAGAAACCAACAGTGGCTTCAACATATCCATCACTAATGTGTCCTCACAGCATGCTGGTGTCTACTGGTGTGGAGTGGAATCAAATGAAAGAAGGTACCGAGCTGCACTCAAAAAAATACAACTTCAGGTAGAAG ATATTACTAATTCGACAAGATGTCTAACTACTGGGCAGACTTTTACATACCAATGTGTGTATCCAAAAGGTGTGCCTATTAAGAAAATCCTCTGTAAAGGAGAAAATCCATCTATATGTGAACCTCTAGCGAACTCCTTACAGCGGGGCAAAAACACTGAGAGGTTTTCCATAGAGgacaacaaaaaagaagaaatcacCATAACTATGAGACAATTAACAACAGAAGACTCTGGGACATACTGGTGTGGAGCACAGATCACTGACAAACCCAAAAGCAACCCATTCTTCCACAAACTTGTGATGACAGTCGGTGAGTGTTCACATTATTTATGGTTTGGAG GTGGCTCTTGGTTAAGTGTCATCATTCCTGTAGTCGTCTGTGTAGCTCTGCTCATGCTTATTTTGGTCTCCGTCTACAAAC GATTTCAGCgtacaaaaaacacaagaaaggCAGAGGCACAGAACAACATG GATCCTGCCTATGAGGAGATACAGGAGCACCCCCAGAAGCCAGGCTCAGGAACTGCACTTAAATCAATTTATGTCACTGCCAACGCTCCCACAAACCCCTCTGCTTCACAGTATTACTCCACGGTCAACTTTAACAGCAGCTCTGGTGAAGTCAGTGGTGACACATATTCCACTGTGAGGGACAACCAACAATTTCCCACCTACTCGACTGTCAATCACCCATCCAGACTTCCTGAAGACTCTTTCTATTCTACTGTCAACAACCCACAGCAGCACTGA
- the LOC144464492 gene encoding uncharacterized protein LOC144464492 isoform X1 gives MKSFLLLLLSLMTGCEASSKGVCPEGWVEFFFKYPETDKRNQSVDILRVAIQQLEHEDFRECKCKSDQDSDSSDDDDDDSKVKFHPVDDCQKPFTHNAYRAAKTTITCDFPGEKDKAIVKFFCKESGSICEVVLSTRSSLRSNGTFTLTETNSGFNISITNVSSQHAGVYWCGVESNERRYRAALKKIQLQVEDITNSTRCLTTGQTFTYQCVYPKGVPIKKILCKGENPSICEPLANSLQRGKNTERFSIEDNKKEEITITMRQLTTEDSGTYWCGAQITDKPKSNPFFHKLVMTVGECSHYLWFGAGGSWLSVIIPVVVCVALLMLILVSVYKRFQRTKNTRKAEAQNNMDPAYEEIQEHPQKPGSGTALKSIYVTANAPTNPSASQYYSTVNFNSSSGEVSGDTYSTVRDNQQFPTYSTVNHPSRLPEDSFYSTVNNPQQH, from the exons ATGAAGAGCTTTCTCCTACTCCTCCTCTCACTGATGACAG GTTGTGAGGCCTCATCTAAAGGCGTGTGTCCAGAAGGATGGGTTGAATTCTTTTTCAAATATCCTGAAACAGATAAAAGAAATCAAAGTGTTGACATACTGAGGGTGGCCATTCAACAACTTGAACATGAGGACTTTAGGGAGTGCAAGTGTAAATCTGACCAAGATTCTGACTCATCCGATGACGACGATGACGACAGTAAAGTCAAATTTCACCCTG TTGACGACTGCCAGAAGCCATTTACCCACAATGCGTACAGAGCAGCTAAAACCACCATCACATGTGATTTCCcaggagagaaagacaaagccATAGTCAAGTTTTTCTGCAAAGAGAGCGGTTCCATCTGTGAGGTTGTTTTATCAACAAGATCATCTCTGCGGTCAAACGGGACATTCACTCTCACAGAAACCAACAGTGGCTTCAACATATCCATCACTAATGTGTCCTCACAGCATGCTGGTGTCTACTGGTGTGGAGTGGAATCAAATGAAAGAAGGTACCGAGCTGCACTCAAAAAAATACAACTTCAGGTAGAAG ATATTACTAATTCGACAAGATGTCTAACTACTGGGCAGACTTTTACATACCAATGTGTGTATCCAAAAGGTGTGCCTATTAAGAAAATCCTCTGTAAAGGAGAAAATCCATCTATATGTGAACCTCTAGCGAACTCCTTACAGCGGGGCAAAAACACTGAGAGGTTTTCCATAGAGgacaacaaaaaagaagaaatcacCATAACTATGAGACAATTAACAACAGAAGACTCTGGGACATACTGGTGTGGAGCACAGATCACTGACAAACCCAAAAGCAACCCATTCTTCCACAAACTTGTGATGACAGTCGGTGAGTGTTCACATTATTTATGGTTTGGAG CAGGTGGCTCTTGGTTAAGTGTCATCATTCCTGTAGTCGTCTGTGTAGCTCTGCTCATGCTTATTTTGGTCTCCGTCTACAAAC GATTTCAGCgtacaaaaaacacaagaaaggCAGAGGCACAGAACAACATG GATCCTGCCTATGAGGAGATACAGGAGCACCCCCAGAAGCCAGGCTCAGGAACTGCACTTAAATCAATTTATGTCACTGCCAACGCTCCCACAAACCCCTCTGCTTCACAGTATTACTCCACGGTCAACTTTAACAGCAGCTCTGGTGAAGTCAGTGGTGACACATATTCCACTGTGAGGGACAACCAACAATTTCCCACCTACTCGACTGTCAATCACCCATCCAGACTTCCTGAAGACTCTTTCTATTCTACTGTCAACAACCCACAGCAGCACTGA
- the LOC144464492 gene encoding uncharacterized protein LOC144464492 isoform X6, with amino-acid sequence MRTLGSASVNLTKILTHPMTTMTTVKSNFTLVRNVDDCQKPFTHNAYRAAKTTITCDFPGEKDKAIVKFFCKESGSICEVVLSTRSSLRSNGTFTLTETNSGFNISITNVSSQHAGVYWCGVESNERRYRAALKKIQLQVEDITNSTRCLTTGQTFTYQCVYPKGVPIKKILCKGENPSICEPLANSLQRGKNTERFSIEDNKKEEITITMRQLTTEDSGTYWCGAQITDKPKSNPFFHKLVMTVGECSHYLWFGAGGSWLSVIIPVVVCVALLMLILVSVYKRFQRTKNTRKAEAQNNMDPAYEEIQEHPQKPGSGTALKSIYVTANAPTNPSASQYYSTVNFNSSSGEVSGDTYSTVRDNQQFPTYSTVNHPSRLPEDSFYSTVNNPQQH; translated from the exons ATGAGGACTTTAGGGAGTGCAAGTGTAAATCTGACCAAGATTCTGACTCATCCGATGACGACGATGACGACAGTAAAGTCAAATTTCACCCTGGTAAGAAATG TTGACGACTGCCAGAAGCCATTTACCCACAATGCGTACAGAGCAGCTAAAACCACCATCACATGTGATTTCCcaggagagaaagacaaagccATAGTCAAGTTTTTCTGCAAAGAGAGCGGTTCCATCTGTGAGGTTGTTTTATCAACAAGATCATCTCTGCGGTCAAACGGGACATTCACTCTCACAGAAACCAACAGTGGCTTCAACATATCCATCACTAATGTGTCCTCACAGCATGCTGGTGTCTACTGGTGTGGAGTGGAATCAAATGAAAGAAGGTACCGAGCTGCACTCAAAAAAATACAACTTCAGGTAGAAG ATATTACTAATTCGACAAGATGTCTAACTACTGGGCAGACTTTTACATACCAATGTGTGTATCCAAAAGGTGTGCCTATTAAGAAAATCCTCTGTAAAGGAGAAAATCCATCTATATGTGAACCTCTAGCGAACTCCTTACAGCGGGGCAAAAACACTGAGAGGTTTTCCATAGAGgacaacaaaaaagaagaaatcacCATAACTATGAGACAATTAACAACAGAAGACTCTGGGACATACTGGTGTGGAGCACAGATCACTGACAAACCCAAAAGCAACCCATTCTTCCACAAACTTGTGATGACAGTCGGTGAGTGTTCACATTATTTATGGTTTGGAG CAGGTGGCTCTTGGTTAAGTGTCATCATTCCTGTAGTCGTCTGTGTAGCTCTGCTCATGCTTATTTTGGTCTCCGTCTACAAAC GATTTCAGCgtacaaaaaacacaagaaaggCAGAGGCACAGAACAACATG GATCCTGCCTATGAGGAGATACAGGAGCACCCCCAGAAGCCAGGCTCAGGAACTGCACTTAAATCAATTTATGTCACTGCCAACGCTCCCACAAACCCCTCTGCTTCACAGTATTACTCCACGGTCAACTTTAACAGCAGCTCTGGTGAAGTCAGTGGTGACACATATTCCACTGTGAGGGACAACCAACAATTTCCCACCTACTCGACTGTCAATCACCCATCCAGACTTCCTGAAGACTCTTTCTATTCTACTGTCAACAACCCACAGCAGCACTGA
- the LOC144464492 gene encoding uncharacterized protein LOC144464492 isoform X5 has product MKSFLLLLLSLMTGCEASSKGVCPEGWVEFFFKYPETDKRNQSVDILRVAIQQLEHEDFRECKCKSDQDSDSSDDDDDDSKVKFHPVDDCQKPFTHNAYRAAKTTITCDFPGEKDKAIVKFFCKESGSICEVVLSTRSSLRSNGTFTLTETNSGFNISITNVSSQHAGVYWCGVESNERRYRAALKKIQLQVEDITNSTRCLTTGQTFTYQCVYPKGVPIKKILCKGENPSICEPLANSLQRGKNTERFSIEDNKKEEITITMRQLTTEDSGTYWCGAQITDKPKSNPFFHKLVMTVGECSHYLWFGAGGSWLSVIIPVVVCVALLMLILVSVYKRFQRTKNTRKAEAQNNMVSLICGFHQLECMMVLKLSIYSESARATKAYLRRPCFFFPTCPPSSTRMQKLFSTQR; this is encoded by the exons ATGAAGAGCTTTCTCCTACTCCTCCTCTCACTGATGACAG GTTGTGAGGCCTCATCTAAAGGCGTGTGTCCAGAAGGATGGGTTGAATTCTTTTTCAAATATCCTGAAACAGATAAAAGAAATCAAAGTGTTGACATACTGAGGGTGGCCATTCAACAACTTGAACATGAGGACTTTAGGGAGTGCAAGTGTAAATCTGACCAAGATTCTGACTCATCCGATGACGACGATGACGACAGTAAAGTCAAATTTCACCCTG TTGACGACTGCCAGAAGCCATTTACCCACAATGCGTACAGAGCAGCTAAAACCACCATCACATGTGATTTCCcaggagagaaagacaaagccATAGTCAAGTTTTTCTGCAAAGAGAGCGGTTCCATCTGTGAGGTTGTTTTATCAACAAGATCATCTCTGCGGTCAAACGGGACATTCACTCTCACAGAAACCAACAGTGGCTTCAACATATCCATCACTAATGTGTCCTCACAGCATGCTGGTGTCTACTGGTGTGGAGTGGAATCAAATGAAAGAAGGTACCGAGCTGCACTCAAAAAAATACAACTTCAGGTAGAAG ATATTACTAATTCGACAAGATGTCTAACTACTGGGCAGACTTTTACATACCAATGTGTGTATCCAAAAGGTGTGCCTATTAAGAAAATCCTCTGTAAAGGAGAAAATCCATCTATATGTGAACCTCTAGCGAACTCCTTACAGCGGGGCAAAAACACTGAGAGGTTTTCCATAGAGgacaacaaaaaagaagaaatcacCATAACTATGAGACAATTAACAACAGAAGACTCTGGGACATACTGGTGTGGAGCACAGATCACTGACAAACCCAAAAGCAACCCATTCTTCCACAAACTTGTGATGACAGTCGGTGAGTGTTCACATTATTTATGGTTTGGAG CAGGTGGCTCTTGGTTAAGTGTCATCATTCCTGTAGTCGTCTGTGTAGCTCTGCTCATGCTTATTTTGGTCTCCGTCTACAAAC GATTTCAGCgtacaaaaaacacaagaaaggCAGAGGCACAGAACAACATG gtcagcctcatctgtggctttcatcagttggagtgcatgatggttttgaagctgtctatatactccgaaagtgcaagggcaacaaaggcttACTTGcggcgtccatgttttttttttccgacttgtccaccgtcgtcaactagaatgcaaaaactgttctCAACTCagaggtga